The following is a genomic window from bacterium.
CAGGATCCGCAGGTCGGTCCGCAGGCTGAGGCTGCCGATGTACTGGCGGTCGAGGGCGACCTTGCGGCGGACCGAGTCGACGTCGGTGTCGTAGCCGTTGATCACCTGGGCGAGGCCGGTGATGCCGGGCAGCACGATCAGGCGGTCGTGGTAGCAGGGCACGTCGTTCTCGAGCTGGCGGATGAAGCAGAGCCGCTCGGGGCGCGGCCCGATGACGCTCATCTCGCCGCGCAGGACGTTCACGAACTGCGGGAACTCGTCCAGCCGGGTCTTGCGCAGGACGCGGCCGACGCGGGTCACCCGGTCGTCGTGCTTCGCGGCCCACTGCGGCCCGTGCGCCTCGGCGTCCTGGCGCATGGTGCGCAGCTTGAAGATCCGGAAGGGACGGCCGGGATAGACGACGCGCCGGCGCTCGGGGTAGGACGGGCAGGGCGAGCGGCGCTGGCGGCGGTCGATGCCGATGCGGGATTGCAGGAAGAAGACCGGGCCGCGCGAGTCGAGCTTGATCGCCAGCGCGATCAGGGGCAGGAACGCCCCGAAAACCGCCAGCGACACGATCGCGATCACGACGTCGAACCCGCGCTTGATCCCCCGCGCGTAGGCGACCGCCCGCTCGGTGACGAGCCGGTCATCGTGACCGGACGGCGGCTCGAGCAGGCCGTCGCCGACCAGGGAGGTCCGCAGCGGTCGGCGGTCGTGCCGTGCCTCGGCCAGGAACGGATCGTTCTCGACTCTCACAGGAAAGAGCCTCGCTTCCCCAATAGTGACTCGCCGAACGGACCCGCGACGTCACATTTCCCTCGGGCGAGGATGCAACGATCATACAGGAAATGGCGCCGACTTTCAAGATTATCGGCTCAGGAGCGTACTTCTTGAGGAGGGAACAGCCGGAAAGCGGAAGCCCGCATCCCGTTCCCGGGCGCGGGCTTCCGCTCGGCGTTCAGTTGAGCCGGTTCACGGCGATCGAAACGGCGGCCGCCGTCGAGATCGTGCCCAGGATGATGGGGTAGATGGTCCGGAAGAACCCCGGCGAGCGCTGGGGTACCTGGACCGTGTCCCCGGGGTGGACCAGCGGGTTGCCCGCCAGATCGCCCCGCTGCAGGAAGGCGCCGAGGTCCACCGGCTGCGAGGTGTGGCGGCCCTGCCGGTCGGCGTGGACCCACCAGACCTGCTCGAGGTCGCCGGTTTCGACCGGCGCGCCGGCGAGCATCAGCACGCTCATCAGCCGCGTCGGCTCGTTGATGAGGTAGGTCCCGGGCGCGGCCACGCCGCCGAAGACCTGGACCCCCTGCGCCGGCGCCACCTGCGCCGCCGCGTTCCCGGGCACGATGACGGTGTCCCCGGCCCGCAGCGTGACCGGGGCCGAAGGGCCGCTGCCGTTGAGGATGCCGCTGATATCGTGGACCTCGGCCGTGGTCTCGCCGGTCCCCTCGGCCACCACGCGCACCTGCGTGAGGTTGGCGTCGGGCGCGGGGCCGCCCGCGGCGCGCAGCGCGTCCCAGAGCGACGGCACCGTCTCGAACGTGTAGCTGCCGGGGTTCGCGACGGCGCCCAGGACGTAGACGCGCAGGGCATTGTACTGCATCACGGTCAACGAGACGTCCGAGATCTCGCGGTTGAAGAGGCGCAGCTTCTCCAGCACGAGCTGCTCGGCCTCGCGCAGGGTCAGCCCCGCCACCGTCACCTCGCCGACCAGGGGCGCCACCGCGGTGCCGTCGGGCCGCACGGTGAGGCTGCGGTCGAGCGTCGGCTGCTGCAGGACATTCAGCTGCACCACGTCCCCGCTGCCGAGGCGGTAGGCCGCGGGCGGCTGGGCCGGGATGGCCGTCGTCTGCGCCGGGGCCGCGGTCGCGGCGGCGACGAACAGGACGGCGAGCAGGCAGACGGTGCGACGGTTCATGGGGCTCCTCCCGTTCCGGCGGTGCCGGACGGCTCAGGCCAGCTGCTCCCGGTACCAGGCGACGGTGCGCGCCAGGCCGGTGGCGAAATCGATCTGCGGCACGTAGCCGATCACCTCGCGCGCCAGCGAGATGTCGGCCTGGGAGTGCGGCACGTCGCCCGCGCGCGCGGGGCCGTGGACGGCCGGCAGGTCCGAGCCGGCGTGGCGCTGGATCAGCGCGTACAGCTCGTTGAGCGAGAAGCGGTCCCCGCAGGCCACGTTCACGGTGCGGCCGCCGGGGTCGGGCGCGTCGGCCGCGCAGAGGTTCGCGTGCACCACGTTGTCGATGTACGTGAAGTCGCGCGAGAAGGTGCCGTCGCCGTTGATGACGGGCGCCTCCCCCGCCAGCAGGCGGGTGATGAAGATGGGCACGACGGCCGCGTACTGGCTCTGCGGGTCCTGCCGCGGTCCGAACACGTTGAAGTAGCGCAGGCCGACGCAGCTCAGGCCGTACAGCTTCGCGAACACCGAGAGGTACAGCTCGCCCACGTACTTCTGGACGGCGTACGGGGACATCGGATCGTAGGGCATGTCCTCGCGCTTGGGCAGGCTGGGCGAATCGCCGTAGGCGGAGCTGCTGGCCGCGTAGACCAGGCGCTTGACACCGGCGTCGCGCGCGGCGACCAGCATGTTCAGCGTGCCGTCGACGTTGTGCAGGTGAGACGTGACCGGATCGTCGACGCTCCGGGGCACCGAGGCCAGCGCGGCCTCGTGGAAGACGACGTCGACGCCCTGGCAGCAGCGCCGGGCGGTCTCGGGATCGGTGATCGACCCCTCCACGAACGTGATCGCGTCGCGGACGGCCGCCAGGTTGGCGAGCTTGCCGGTGGACAGGTTGTCCAGGACCGTGACCTTGTCGCCGCGCGCCACCAGGGCGGCCGCGAGGTGCGAGCCGATGAAACCGGCGCCGCCGGTCACCAGGCATGTCTTCATGTTCCCTCCGTGTTCCCGTCTAGAGCTTGAACAGGTGTTCGCTCCGGTGCCCCTTCAGGGCGTTGCGCGTGTCGATGACCGGCTTGCCGGTCTCCAGCAGCAGCGCATGGTCGACGGCCCGGTGCGGGGTGACGATCACCGCCGCATCGAACGCCTTCAGCGCCTTCAGGTTCCAGTCCGTCAGGCGGGTCAGGGCCTCGAACCCGTGCAGCGCCGGCACGTGCGGGTCGTACCAGGAGACCAGGGCGCCGCGCTTGTGCAGGAGTTCCATGATATCCAAGGCCGGGGATTCCCGCACGTCGTCGATGTCCGGCTTGTAGGCCACGCCGACGCAGAGCAGGCGGCTCCCCTTCACCGAGCGCTCCACGCTGTTGAGCGCGGTGGCCACCAGGCCGGCCACGTGCCGCGGCATCCCGCCGTTGACCTGGCCGGCCAGCTCGATGAAGCGGGCCTCCATGCCGAACTGGCGGGCCTTCCACGAGAAGTAGAAGGGGTCGATGGGGATGCAGTGGCCGCCCAGACCCGGGCCGGGATAGAACGGCATGAAGCCGAAGGGCTTCGTGGACGCGGCGTCGATGACTTCCCAGACGTCGATGCCCATCGAGTCGCACATCAGGGCGATCTCGTTGACCATGCCGATGTTCACGCTGCGGAACGTGTTCTCGAGCAGCTTGACCGTCTCGGCGACGCGGGCGTTGCTGACCGGGACGACCCGGTCCATGACCTGGCCGTAGAGGGCCGCGGCCGCCGCGGTGCAGGCCGGCGTCACGCCGCCGACGACCTTCGGGATGTTGCGGGTCTGGTAGACCGGGTTGCCCGGGTCGACGCGCTCCGGCGAGAACGCGAGGTGGAAGTCCTTGCCGACCACCAGGCCGCCCTCGTGCAGCCGCGGCAGGATGACTTCCTCGCAGGTGCCCGGGTAGGTGGTGCTCTCCAGGATGACCAGCATCCCGGGATGCAGGCGCGGCGCGATGACGTCGA
Proteins encoded in this region:
- a CDS encoding sugar transferase, which encodes MRVENDPFLAEARHDRRPLRTSLVGDGLLEPPSGHDDRLVTERAVAYARGIKRGFDVVIAIVSLAVFGAFLPLIALAIKLDSRGPVFFLQSRIGIDRRQRRSPCPSYPERRRVVYPGRPFRIFKLRTMRQDAEAHGPQWAAKHDDRVTRVGRVLRKTRLDEFPQFVNVLRGEMSVIGPRPERLCFIRQLENDVPCYHDRLIVLPGITGLAQVINGYDTDVDSVRRKVALDRQYIGSLSLRTDLRILALTFRVLLEGEGAH
- a CDS encoding polysaccharide biosynthesis/export family protein — its product is MNRRTVCLLAVLFVAAATAAPAQTTAIPAQPPAAYRLGSGDVVQLNVLQQPTLDRSLTVRPDGTAVAPLVGEVTVAGLTLREAEQLVLEKLRLFNREISDVSLTVMQYNALRVYVLGAVANPGSYTFETVPSLWDALRAAGGPAPDANLTQVRVVAEGTGETTAEVHDISGILNGSGPSAPVTLRAGDTVIVPGNAAAQVAPAQGVQVFGGVAAPGTYLINEPTRLMSVLMLAGAPVETGDLEQVWWVHADRQGRHTSQPVDLGAFLQRGDLAGNPLVHPGDTVQVPQRSPGFFRTIYPIILGTISTAAAVSIAVNRLN
- a CDS encoding SDR family oxidoreductase, with amino-acid sequence MKTCLVTGGAGFIGSHLAAALVARGDKVTVLDNLSTGKLANLAAVRDAITFVEGSITDPETARRCCQGVDVVFHEAALASVPRSVDDPVTSHLHNVDGTLNMLVAARDAGVKRLVYAASSSAYGDSPSLPKREDMPYDPMSPYAVQKYVGELYLSVFAKLYGLSCVGLRYFNVFGPRQDPQSQYAAVVPIFITRLLAGEAPVINGDGTFSRDFTYIDNVVHANLCAADAPDPGGRTVNVACGDRFSLNELYALIQRHAGSDLPAVHGPARAGDVPHSQADISLAREVIGYVPQIDFATGLARTVAWYREQLA
- a CDS encoding nucleotide sugar dehydrogenase; protein product: MIQEKFEQRTAHLAVIGLGYVGLPLAIEYCKAGFKVTGIELDEGKVAALNRGDSYIIDVPAADVKAAVDAGLLKATTAPDVLSQCDSVNICVPTPLSKTHDPDMSFIQSAVDVIAPRLHPGMLVILESTTYPGTCEEVILPRLHEGGLVVGKDFHLAFSPERVDPGNPVYQTRNIPKVVGGVTPACTAAAAALYGQVMDRVVPVSNARVAETVKLLENTFRSVNIGMVNEIALMCDSMGIDVWEVIDAASTKPFGFMPFYPGPGLGGHCIPIDPFYFSWKARQFGMEARFIELAGQVNGGMPRHVAGLVATALNSVERSVKGSRLLCVGVAYKPDIDDVRESPALDIMELLHKRGALVSWYDPHVPALHGFEALTRLTDWNLKALKAFDAAVIVTPHRAVDHALLLETGKPVIDTRNALKGHRSEHLFKL